The Myxococcus xanthus genome contains the following window.
CGCGGAGACGCGGCTGGCGGAGGCGCGGGCGGAGCTGGCGCGGGCGCAGGCGTCCGTGGGCTTCGTGGGCACGGGCAGCGGCACCACCGTGGTGCTGCGCGCGCCGATGGCGGGCACGGTGCTGGGCCGGAGCGCGGCGGAGGGCATCGCCGTGCAGCCGGGCGGGGACGTGCTGGTGGAGGTGGGGGACCCTTCGGCGCTGTGGGTGATGGCGGACGTGTTCGAGCGCGACCTGCCGCTGGTGCGTGAGGGCGCGCGGGTAAGGGTGACGATGCCGTCGGTGCACGCGCCGCTGGAGGGGAAGGTGGACTCGGTGGGCGCGGTGGTGGCGAGCGGCTCGCGGACGGCGCCGGTGCGCATCACCCTGGACACGCAGGAGCAGGGACTGCGGCCCGGCATGTTCGGGCGCGTGCGCATCGACTCGCCGGACGCCAGCCTGACGCTGCCGGTGGAGGCGGTGCTGCTGCGCAACGGCAAGGACTCGGTGGTGTACGTGCAGCAGGACGCGGGCACCTTCGAGCGGCGGCCCGTCGTCGTGGCGCAGCCGGTGGAGGGACGGGTGCAG
Protein-coding sequences here:
- a CDS encoding efflux RND transporter periplasmic adaptor subunit; the protein is MNRTLLLGLWAFSAACSGAGTPSASAERAAPAPLKEGVVQLAEASRAFITVTPVKADASSAALQAPARVAFRDGALSRLVAPLAGRVVSVHVRTGDTVKPGDALVTLDCPEAAASRTAVATATAALREAQSAFEREARMFEQGVTTERERLSAETRLAEARAELARAQASVGFVGTGSGTTVVLRAPMAGTVLGRSAAEGIAVQPGGDVLVEVGDPSALWVMADVFERDLPLVREGARVRVTMPSVHAPLEGKVDSVGAVVASGSRTAPVRITLDTQEQGLRPGMFGRVRIDSPDASLTLPVEAVLLRNGKDSVVYVQQDAGTFERRPVVVAQPVEGRVQVIAGLSPGDPVVTRGALLLDGAADQLL